Below is a genomic region from candidate division WOR-3 bacterium.
GTCGTATTCGTCGAATGCGAATAAATTTTTGGCGGTAAACGCTGCTGAAGATGCAGTCATTTTTGTTGACCCGCCGTCCGGTGCTTCGCCGTCGGTGATTACGCCTTCGCAAATAACTGGCCATGTAAATGATTATGCGCCGACCGGCTGGGCGTCTGCCACTTTGGTACGATTGTCTTCCAATGGATTTTATAGGATTTCTGGTTTTGCTGCCGGAAATAGCGGCGAAATAAAAACGTTATGTAATGTAGGTAATAATTGCTTATATTTGGCTCCGCAGCATACTGGCAGTGTCCCAGCGAATAGAATAGATTATCAAGAAGAGGTGATATTATGGCCTGGTTCTTCGTGTCAAATTTTTTATGATAATGTTTCTTCAAAATGGCGTCCTTTAACAAGCCCTTCATCTGGATATTTTGTTCCATATCGGTCTAAATGGCATGATGTAAGTGCGGAGAGGATTTCGACGGCAGTTGCAATGGACCAGCAATGGGATTATTGGGGTTCTATAACACCGCAAGAAGCTGCCCCTTCGTCGCAATATAGGTATAATGCTTGGAATTTCAATACAGGTTCTACATCTTCAGGTGGTTCTGGACTTATGTTAGTCCATGATAGGACGACTGGCTCTGTTTGGGCAGGTTCAGCGCACATTGTATTTAAAACGCACATAGTTATGCCTTCAGTGCTATCGGATGCTACGAACCATTATTATTATTTCATGCGTTTAGCTGCATCGCCATATTCAGGTTTTTATGACCAATCTAACACAGTTGGCATATATTATAGGCATACGGTTAATGCTGGTAAATGGTTTTTGCGTTCGAGAAATGCTTCGGGCAATGAGACTAATTTAGATAGTGGAGTAACGGTTGCTGCTAATGCAGAATATGAGTTGCAGATTTCATTGAATGCTGACTGCAGTGAAGCTACATTTTGGATAAATGGTGTTGTAGTCGGAAGGATAACGACTAATTTGCCTAATAATGTTGGTTTAGGTTGGTCGCAACAATTAGAAAAGGTTTCTGGTACTACTGCACGGGAATTAAGAGTTTATCGTATGACTGCTGCCGCAATTTCCGCATAATTATGGGTACTTTTTTGAATTTTCGTATAGTTGAGAAAAATCTTAATTTGCCTGTGAGTGTTGAGCGTGCCAGGCAACAATTAAGGGCTGAAGGATTTTCTATTGACGATGATTTGATTGAAACTTATATTCGTTCTGCTGCTGAAGAGATAGAAAATGCTTATGCTTTATGTATTTTGCCGACAATTATAGAAGAAGAACATATTAGGTTTCCTGGAGTTTCTGATTTTCTTTTTCTAAAAAAAAGGCCTGTTATTGAAGTGCTTGAAATAAAGTATTTAAATAGAGATAATGTTTGGGATAATTTTGATTTAAATAAAATAATTTTAACAAAACGTTTTGAAACTGCTTGTATAGTACCGGACGTAGTATCTGTTTGGCCAGAAACTGTTTGTGTTGATGAGAAAAATTATAGGCCGATTGTTAAGATTAAATATAAAGCTGGTTTTTCGGATTGTGAAAAAATACCCTCTGACATGATACAAGCAATTTTATACAAGATAACTTTAGCTTATGAACGTCGCGAAGACCCTCCGCGTGTTTCTGCGAGAGCATCTGATGCGTTACTATCTTATCACTATAATTTTTTAAAACACATATAATTATGGAAGAAAAAAAGCCTTTTTTTAAGTCGCGCACTATTCAAGTGCTAGGAATTTTGGTAGTTATTGCGGCAAGTCATTTTTATTTGTCGCTTAATCTGCCTACGTTATCTCCTGAAGATTTAAAAGCTGTAGAGGCAGTTAAAGGTGATGTTATCCGCTTGACTGATGCCGTAAGAACTCAGCGTTGGTTTGATGTGATAACCATAGCTGTTAGCATTGCAGCAATGTGGTTTCGGTACACTGCGACTGCTAAGTTGAAGTAACTTATGCCTGCTGCACCAAACGTAGGCGAACTGCGCTACAGAATACGTTTTCAGCGTCCTGTTCGGTCGAGAAGTTCGACCGGACAGGAGCTACTTACTTGGGAAGATTATGCAGATGTCTGGGCAAAAATTGATTATGCAAGAACGGGTTCTGGAGAAAATGTTCAAACAGACCAAGAGATTGTTACTAATCGTCTTATTTTTTACGTTCGCAATAATTTAAAAATTGATGAGACTTTTAGAATTTTGTTTAATGGGCGTGAATATGATATTTTGATAATTAGGGATTTGCTTCCGCATTTCACTGAGATAGTGGCGCATTGCCAAATATGATAGGAAGATTTTTGTACGATTATTTGACGTCTCAACCGAATATATCTAATTTGGTTGGCAACAGGGTATTTCCATTACTGTTACCGCAAAATG
It encodes:
- a CDS encoding head-tail connector protein, which produces MSVERARQQLRAEGFSIDDDLIETYIRSAAEEIENAYALCILPTIIEEEHIRFPGVSDFLFLKKRPVIEVLEIKYLNRDNVWDNFDLNKIILTKRFETACIVPDVVSVWPETVCVDEKNYRPIVKIKYKAGFSDCEKIPSDMIQAILYKITLAYERREDPPRVSARASDALLSYHYNFLKHI
- a CDS encoding phage head closure protein, with the protein product MPAAPNVGELRYRIRFQRPVRSRSSTGQELLTWEDYADVWAKIDYARTGSGENVQTDQEIVTNRLIFYVRNNLKIDETFRILFNGREYDILIIRDLLPHFTEIVAHCQI